One segment of Anomalospiza imberbis isolate Cuckoo-Finch-1a 21T00152 chromosome 2, ASM3175350v1, whole genome shotgun sequence DNA contains the following:
- the RABL3 gene encoding rab-like protein 3, whose translation MAALDRVKVLVLGDSGVGKSSLVHLLCHNQVLGNPSWTVGCSVDVRIHDYKEGTPEEKTYYIELWDVGGSVGSASSVKSTRAVFYNLLNGIILVHDLTNKKSSQNLYRWSLEALNRDVAPTGVLVTNGDYDCEQFGDNQIPLLVIGTKLDQIPETKRNEVLTRTAFLAEDFNAEEINLDCTNPRYLAAGSSNAVKLSRFFDKVIEKRYFLRDGNQIPGFSERKRFGGGTLKSLHYD comes from the exons ATGGCGGCTCTGGACAGGGTCaaggtgctggtgctgggcgACTCCG GTGTCGGGAAATCGTCGCTCGTTCACCTCTTGTGCCACAACCAGGTGCTGGGAAATCCGTCCTGGACAGTGGGCTGCTCCGTGGATGTGCGA ATCCATGACTACAAAGAAGGAACCCCAGAAGAGAAGACCTATTACATTGAGCTGTGGGATGTTGGAGGTTctgtgggcagtgccagcagtgtgAAGAGCACACGAGCAGTGTTCTATAATTTGCTGAATG GGATAATTTTAGTGCATGACTTGACCAACAAGAAATCATCCCAGAATTTGTATCGCTGGTCTTTGGAAGCACTCAACAGGGATGTTGCTCCAACAGGCGTTCTCGTGACAAATGG TGACTATGACTGTGAACAGTTTGGTGATAACCAGATCCCACTGCTGGTAATAGGAACTAAACTGGATCAGATCCCGGAAACTAAGAGGAATGAAGTTTTGACCAGAACAGCATTCTTGGCTGAGGATTTCAATGCTGAAGAGATAAATTTG GACTGCACCAATCCTCGTTACCTGGCTGCAGGTTCATCCAATGCTGTCAAACTAAGCAGGTTTTTTGATAAG GTCATAGAGAAGAGATACTTCTTAAGAGATGGCAATCAG ATTCCTGGCTTCTCTGAAAGGAAGAGGTTTGGAGGAGGAACACTGAAGAGCCTTCATTATGACTGA